The sequence below is a genomic window from Anaerocolumna chitinilytica.
TGAGGATATTTTATATGTGGAAGAACCGGAGCAAAAGACAGATATTGTAATAGAAGCTTCAAAACGGATTAATATAGATTATGCCGGTGAAGCAAAGGAGTATCTCTGGCGTTTTACAATAAAAGACAATCCCTATGTATCAGTAAAAGTGAAGAACCCAAGTTAATAATTTTTTATCAAAAACTATGGACTAATTTGACTTTTTATGAGAAAATAAGTGCGGTGTTAAAATAATAACGATTTATAATGCAATTATTGATGTACATTGAAAGGAGTCTTGACATGATTTATTCACATGAAGTAGAAATGATGTGTCCGGTTGCGCAAGGCGTTAACCACGGGGCAGCACCTATCCCGGAAGAAGCAAAATGGGTACAAGCCAAGGAAGTAAAAGATATTTCCGGCTTAACACACGGTGTTGGCTGGTGTGCACCTCAGCAGGGAGCCTGTAAGTTAACCTTAAACGTAAAGGACGGTATTATCCAGGAGGCATTAGTTGAGACAATCGGATGTTCCGGTATGACTCACTCCGCAGCTATGGCAGCAGAAATCCTTCCCGGAAGAACTGTTCTGGAAGCACTGAACACAGACCTTGTATGTGATGCTATCAATACTGCTATGAGAGAGCTTTTCTTACAGATCGCTTACGGTAGAACCCAGAGTGCTTTCTCTGAAGAGGGACTTCCTATCGGAGCAGGACTTGAAGACTTAGGTAAAGGCTTAAGAAGCCAGGTTGGTACAATGTACGGAACCTTAAAGAAAGGTCCCCGTTACCTTGAAATGGCAGAAGGTTATGTTACCGGAATTGCTCTTGATGAAGAAGACCAGATTATCGGTTATCAGTTCGTAAACCTGGGCAAAATGACTGACTTCATTAAAAAGGGTGAAGACCCGACTACCGCTTATGAGAAGTCCAAAGGACAGTATGGACGTGTTGCGGATGCAGTGAAGATCATCGATCCCAGAAAAGAATAATAACCGAAGGAGGATACATAAAATGGCTTTATTTGAATCATATGAAAGAAGAATAGATAAAATAAACGCTGTATTAAACAGCTATGGAATAGCTTCTATCGAAGAAGCAGAGCAGATTACAAAAGCAGCCGGTCTTGATGTATACAGCCAGGTAAAAGGTATTCAGAATATTTGTTTTGAAAATGCCTGCTGGGCTTATATTGTAGGCGCTGCAATTGCTATTAAAAAAGACTGCAGAAAAGCAGCAGATGCTGCCGCTGCAATCGGTGAAGGACTTCAGGCTTTCTGTATCCCTGGTTCTGTTGCTGACCAGAGAAAAGTTGGTTTAGGACATGGTAATTTAGGAAAGATGTTATTAGAAGAAGGCACAGAATGTTTCGCCTTCCTTGCAGGTCATGAGTCTTTCGCAGCAGCTGAAGGTGCTATCGGAATCGCACTCTCCGCTAACAAAGTAAGAAAACAGCCTTTAAGAGTTATCTTAAACGGTCTTGGAAAAGATGCAGCACAGATCATCTCCAGAATTAACGGATTTACATTCGTTGAGACACAGATGGATTACTATACCGGAGAAGTAAAGGAAGTATACCGCAAATCCTACTCTAACGGAGACAGAGCAAAGGTTAACTGCTATGGAGCTAACGACGTAACAGAAGGTGTTGCTATTATGCACAAAGAAGGCGTAGACGTTTCCATCACAGGTAACTCCACCAATCCTACCAGATTCCAGCATCCTGTAGCAGGTACTTACAAGAAGGAATGTGTTGAACAGGGCAAGAAGTACTTCTCCGTAGCTTCCGGCGGCGGTACAGGAAGAACTCTTCATCCTGATAACATGGCAGCAGGTCCTGCTTCCTACGGTATGACAGATACTATGGGAAGAATGCACTCTGACGCTCAGTTCGCAGGTTCATCTTCCGTTCCTGCTCACGTAGAAATGATGGGCTTAATCGGAATGGGTAACAACCCTATGGTTGGAGCCACAGTAGCAGTAGCAGTTGCCATCCAGGAAGCTGCTGATGCAGGTAAATTCTAATAAAATGCTTAATTTTAGAGGGCTTCTCAAGTCGTAGTACGGTTTGGGAAGTCCTCTTTTTTTTGTCTGCAAGACTTGTACAAGCCACAAGCCATCCTTCGGGATGCCTTTTCTTTATGGGAACAATGGGATTTTTCAAATTGG
It includes:
- a CDS encoding GGGtGRT protein, with product MALFESYERRIDKINAVLNSYGIASIEEAEQITKAAGLDVYSQVKGIQNICFENACWAYIVGAAIAIKKDCRKAADAAAAIGEGLQAFCIPGSVADQRKVGLGHGNLGKMLLEEGTECFAFLAGHESFAAAEGAIGIALSANKVRKQPLRVILNGLGKDAAQIISRINGFTFVETQMDYYTGEVKEVYRKSYSNGDRAKVNCYGANDVTEGVAIMHKEGVDVSITGNSTNPTRFQHPVAGTYKKECVEQGKKYFSVASGGGTGRTLHPDNMAAGPASYGMTDTMGRMHSDAQFAGSSSVPAHVEMMGLIGMGNNPMVGATVAVAVAIQEAADAGKF
- a CDS encoding iron-sulfur cluster assembly scaffold protein, coding for MIYSHEVEMMCPVAQGVNHGAAPIPEEAKWVQAKEVKDISGLTHGVGWCAPQQGACKLTLNVKDGIIQEALVETIGCSGMTHSAAMAAEILPGRTVLEALNTDLVCDAINTAMRELFLQIAYGRTQSAFSEEGLPIGAGLEDLGKGLRSQVGTMYGTLKKGPRYLEMAEGYVTGIALDEEDQIIGYQFVNLGKMTDFIKKGEDPTTAYEKSKGQYGRVADAVKIIDPRKE